One window from the genome of Leishmania mexicana MHOM/GT/2001/U1103 complete genome, chromosome 18 encodes:
- a CDS encoding putative tubulin-specific chaperone yields the protein MSIVKVMVTHSASQRVVPEKAYGLAQTVQSIKEDMYSRFGTPAEQIRLELYDTRDCKVESNMKDEKLLGFYGCETGYRIHVVDLRPAAQVDNYDDVSKVEKYEMTDEEWLKRPDNVRAYKERMLALQREEMAKAGIEVPTGPNDDSYKAEADTMRVGDRCCCQPGERLGTVRYVGRVATLKPGYWIGVEFDEPVGKCDGTVKGVTLFECMPLYGGVLRPNQVEVGDFPPQEY from the coding sequence ATGTCTATCGTAAAGGTAATGGTCACCCACTCGGCGAGCCAGCGAGTGGTGCCGGAGAAGGCGTACGGGCTCGCGCAGACGGTGCAGAGCATCAAGGAAGATATGTACTCACGCTTTGGCACCCCGGCGGAGCAGATTCGGCTAGAGCTGTACGATACACGCGACTGCAAGGTGGAGAGCAACATGAAGGATGAAAAGCTGCTGGGCTTTTACGGGTGCGAGACAGGTTACCGCATTCACGTCGTCGATCTTAGACCTGCTGCGCAGGTGGATAACTACGATGACGTGTCGAAGGTGGAGAAGTACGAGATGACGGACGAGGAGTGGCTTAAGCGGCCCGACAATGTTCGCGCCTACAAGGAGCGCATGCTGGCCCTGCAGCGggaggagatggcgaaggCTGGCATCGAAGTGCCGACCGGGCCGAACGATGACAGCTacaaggcggaggcggacacGATGAGGGTGGgtgaccgctgctgctgccaacCCGGCGAGCGCCTCGGCACAGTGCGGTACGTCGGACGTGTGGCAACGCTGAAGCCAGGGTACTGGATCGGCGTCGAGTTTGACGAGCCAGTCGGCAAATGCGACGGCACAGTGAAGGGGGTGACGCTGTTCGAATGTATGCCCCTGTAcggcggtgtgctgcgccCCAATCAGGTAGAGGTGGGTGACTTTCCTCCCCAAGAGTactga
- a CDS encoding putative phosphatidic acid phosphatase → MGSCTAGALWGFIISFRLHDYLLCLICGFFALGISMVRPSCRPFSWTDPSISFPYTDSETFPSWTLLLISILPVVVYVVGEAVRHVCLGYRYDAMMARDPCNENKWLMMEDQLDGGGAAQNAGEGPSRCDAASPLTFPSPLMDSALSGDRQGEIDVLVIRTLSSANIEAREAQVGSSTVNAASSREPVSPGASFNTHDGHTDNRGPAAASSPGKQRARTHTLAHRWQRFLFHAHIWFLTQAFSLAFGSVLMTTIKVSAGRLRPDFLARLRKEGFTPQSTGVDWCAVPKDGRVSFPSGHSSIAFSAIVPFCFYVLHLLQAFRRSGVSLWRIFMGLAPLILPITVAVSRTLDNRHYFDDIAVGSAIGIVSAVIAVSATMVADDCTGHLVPRLAYH, encoded by the coding sequence ATGGGCTCGTGCACCGCTGGCGCCTTGTGGGGCTTCATCATCTCCTTCCGACTGCATGACTATCTCCTGTGCCTCATCTGCGGTTTCTTCGCGCTTGGCATAAGCATGGTGCGCCCTAGCTGCCGGCCATTTTCATGGACCGATCCAAGTATCAGCTTTCCATACACGGATTCCGAGACCTTCCCATCATGGACGCTGCTCCTCATCTCCATCTTGCCAGTCGTCGTCTACGTCGTGGGTGAGGCAGTGCGCCATGTCTGCCTGGGATACCGGTACGACGCAATGATGGCCCGCGATCCGTGTAATGAGAACAAATGGCTTATGATGGAAGATCAGcttgatggtggtggtgcagcacaAAATGCTGGTGAGGGGCCCAgtcgctgcgacgccgcgTCACCCCTGACGTTCCCTTCACCGTTGATGGATTCTGCACTCTCGGGGGACAGACAAGGAGAAATCGACGTTTTGGTGATCAGGACGCTGTCGTCTGCAAATATCGAGGCGCGGGAGGCGCAGGTAGGCTCATCGACGGTGAACGCTGCATCAAGTCGTGAGCCGGTGTCACCGGGGGCTTCCTTCAACACCCACGATGGGCACACTGACAACCGTGGgcccgcagcagccagcTCCCCCGGCAAGCAgagggcgcgcacacacacgcttgcACATCGGTGGCAGCGTTTTCTCTTCCACGCACACATTTGGTTTCTGACACAGGCTTTCTCACTTGCCTTCGGCTCGGTTTTAATGACCACGATAAAGGTCTCCGCCGGTCGACTGCGCCCCGACTTCCTTGCCCGCCTGCGCAAAGAGGGCTTCACTCCCCAGAGCACCGGCGTTGACTGGTGCGCAGTGCCCAAAGATGGCCGCGTCTCTTTTCCATCGGGACACAGCAGCATCGCCTTTTCCGCCATCGTTCCGTTTTGTTTTTACGTGCTGCACTTGCTGCAGGCGTTCCGCCGCAGTGGCGTTTCGCTTTGGCGCATCTTTATGGGTCTTGCTCCGCTTATTCTCCCCATCACAGTGGCCGTCTCACGGACTCTCGATAACCGTCACTACTTCGACGACATTGCCGTCGGCAGCGCGATTGGCATCGTCAGCGCAGTGATCGCTGTCAGTGCTACAATGGTGGCGGATGACTGCACAGGACACCTGGTGCCTCGTCTTGCGTACCATTAG
- a CDS encoding putative serine carboxypeptidase (CBP1) — MASSLSTTALLVALLVAMVPLACVPTVHASTPHHGYAGCDPSVVQSSGYIDIPGVNNTLKHYFYWLFGPRKWSNDGREPPVIMWMTGGPGCSSTMALLTELGPCMMNETSGELYYNTYGWNDEAYLLFVDQPTGVGYSYGDKFNYVHNQSEVAEDMYNFLQLFARRFTSPSIIGTNDFYIIGESYAGHYVPAVSYRIVMGNERGDGLHINLKGIAVGNGITDPYTQLPFNAETAYYWCKEKLGFPCVTEKAYEEMISLLPACLEKTKKCNEGPDDSDVSCSVSTALWAQYVDYYYATGRNSYDIRKQCIGDLCYPMQNTIDFYHKPSVRASLGVSAEAQWSTCNSEVSVLFERDYMRNFNFTFPLMLDLGIRVLIYAGDMDFICNWLGNEAWVKALQWFGTDGFNSAPNVEFAVSGRWAGLERSYGGLSFVRIYDAGHMVPMDQPEVALFMVRRFLHGQNLA, encoded by the coding sequence ATGGCGTCTTCTCTATCGACCACAGCGCTGCTAGTGGCGCTCCTCGTCGCGATGGTGCCATTGGCGTGCGTGCCCACCGTGCACGCGAGTACGCCACATCACGGATACGCGGGCTGCGACCCATCGGTGGTGCAGTCGAGCGGCTATATCGACATTCCCGGCGTCAACAACACGCTGAAGCATTACTTCTACTGGCTGTTCGGCCCGCGTAAGTGGTCGAACGATGGCCGAGAGCCGCCGGTGATTATGTGGATGACGGGCGGCCCCGGGTGCAGCTCCACCATGGCCTTGCTCACGGAGCTTGGCCCCTGTATGATGAATGAGACGTCTGGTGAGCTCTACTACAACACTTACGGGTGGAACGACGAGGCCTACCTGCTGTTCGTGGACCAGCCGACCGGTGTGGGCTACTCGTATGGCGATAAGTTCAACTATGTGCACAATCAAAGCGAGGTTGCGGAGGACATGTATAACTTTCTGCAGCTGTTTGCGCGGCGCTTCACGTCGCCGTCGATTATCGGCACGAACGACTTCTACATCATTGGTGAGAGCTATGCTGGGCACTATGTTCCTGCAGTGAGCTACCGTATCGTGATGGGCAACGAGCGCGGTGACGGCCTGCACATCAATCTTAAGGGCATCGCCGTCGGCAACGGCATCACGGACCCGTACACGCAGCTCCCCTTCAACGCCGAAACCGCTTACTACTGGTGCAAGGAGAAGCTGGGGTTTCCCTGCGTTACGGAGAAGGCATACGAGGAGATgatctcgctgctgccagctTGTTTGGAGAAGACGAAGAAGTGCAACGAGGGGCCCGACGACTCGGACGTGTCGTGCAGCGTGTCCACCGCGCTCTGGGCCCAGTACGTGGATTACTACTATGCAACCGGCCGCAACAGCTATGATATCCGCAAGCAGTGTATCGGCGACTTGTGCTACCCGATGCAGAATACTATCGACTTTTACCATAAGCCAAGCGTCCGAGCATCGCTGGGCGTTAGCGCTGAGGCGCAGTGGTCGACGTGTAACAGTGAAGTCAGCGTGCTCTTCGAGAGGGACTACATGCGCAACTTTAACTTTACCTTCCCACTCATGTTGGATCTGGGCATTCGTGTGTTGATCTACGCCGGTGATATGGACTTCATATGTAACTGGCTGGGCAACGAGGCGTGGGTCAAGGCACTGCAGTGGTTTGGTACGGACGGCTTCAATTCTGCGCCAAATGTGGAGTTCGCTGTCAGCGGTCGCTGGGCTGGTCTGGAGCGCAGTTACGGAGGCCTCAGCTTTGTGCGCATCTACGATGCTGGCCACATGGTGCCGATGGATCAGCCGGAGGTGGCGTTGTTCATGGTTCGCCGCTTCCTGCACGGCCAGAATTTGGCGTAG